The Clostridiales bacterium FE2011 sequence TCCTGTATTACTACCAGGGACTGAATGTGAACGAGATCGCGGAAGCACTGGGTATTTCCCAGCCGTCTGTTTCGGGAAGACTGAAACGGGGCAGGGAAAGGCTGAAGGACATGCTGGAAGGGAGGGAGAACGATGCGTAATGAACTGAACAGGACGGAGTTCTCCGAATCCCTGGACAGGCGCCTTTCCGGACTGCAGGACGATCCGTGGCTCACGGCAAAAGTCCTGGCGAAAGCGGAAGGAGAAAAACCTGTGAAAAAACTGTCATTAGGCGTTATCCTGGTGATTACGCTGCTGTGTGTTCTGATTACCGGGGCGGTGGCTGCCATGCTGGGCGGATGGAGTATCAACGACTTATGGAACTACTGGGTGGAGAACGGGGAAACCCTGCTGCCGCCTGACTATGAGCAGTATATTGAGAATAAGGATATCACAGAGGAGGGCAGGCAGGCGGTCTGCACGGTAACGGGAAGCTATTATGACGGGAAGTACATGGAGGTTACCGTCAATGTTTCTCCTGTGGAGCATGCGCTGCCGATCAATTTTTATAACGTGCCGGATGATTCTGTTACAGAGATCTATTACAATGAAGCTGTCACAGAGGAAATGACCGTGGCGGAATATGCCCGGAAATGCCATGAGGGCTTTGTGGCAATGATTGACGGCGAAATCCGGGCATACAACGAAGAAGCCGGAACATATGTATGCATCGGAGGTTCCATTACCGAGACACTGAACCCGGATGGTTCCATGACACTTGTCCTGACCGGGGAAACGGAAGAAGCGGATCAGCGGGAGCGGGAAGTGGAACTGTGGATCCGGTACCAGAAAGCGGCTGTGAAGGAAAACGAAAGCGGCCGGAGCTTTGAACCTGCGGGGGAAGAGGAAATGATCACAATCCCGCTGAAGGTTCATCCGACGGAAAGCCGGGAATATGTATGCGATGGGGAATTGGATTTTTCCGATGTGGGCTTGAAGGCCGAGAAGGTTACCCTGACGGTCACGCCGCTGGATATCGTGTGCCGGATGGATATGAAGGTCACGAATTCCGAATTGTACAAGGCACAGTTTGGGGAACATGAAATATATGTCATGGAAGAGAACGACGCGGATCAAACAACCAAATATACGAAACGGGAAGAAATGAGCAATTTGTGGTTTGAGTTTGTTTATGCGGGGAAAGAAACAGGGAAGGCGGTTCCGGGAGGTGTAGCCGGGGAGGAGTCGGGTTCCGGAGAACTGGACAGTCCGTGGGCAGGAGCAGTATTCCATGTGACCATCACGGCAAGCGCGGACGCCTTTGGCGATCATTATATGATCAGGCCCTACAACCGGGAGACCGGTGAGCGGTTCATGCCGGTGGAATTTACGGTGAGGCCGGCAGAAAACTAAATAGACGCTATGATAAACAAAGGGACGGGTTAACTGTTATGTATGTAACAGAAAGCCAGTCCCTTTGTCACATATTCCCTTTATTATTTTCTCCCATTTTTAGGATGACTTGTAATTTTTGTATCCAATCTATATAATAGAGATGTAACACAACCCTGAGCAGAGCAAAACCGAAAAGAACGGAAGAGGGCGGATCTGTATGAGAAGCGCGAAAGTGATCATTGCTGTGGCCCTGGTTCTGATGCTGCTGTGCGGAACAGCGGCTGGTGAAACCTGGCGGGCGGCAGAAGAAGATTATCCGATGTTTGAGACGCTCCTGGAGCGGCTGGAAACAGAGGAAAGGGATAAAGTCAAGGCGGATCGGAAAGAGCTGGATGATATCCTGGAAATGATCCACCTGAAGAGCGCGGAGGAGTATGAAGTGGGCCGCGCGATTGTGGACCACTGGTACGGATCGGTAAAGAACAGCAATTACCGCAGATTCGCCTACAGGGGAGAAGAAACGGCCACGCCGCTGGAGCGGAGCGGCCTGGATTTCAGCGGAAAGCATGCCTTTGTGGTACTGGGATACCAGCTGCAGGACGGAGAGATGACCGAGGAGCTGAAGGGTCGCTGCAACGCGGCAGCCGCGGCTGCCCGGTCCTTCCCGGAATCGCTGGTGATCTGTACCGGCGGCGCTACGGGCCAGAGAAACTGGGAAAACCATACCGAAGCCGGGGAAATGAAGATGTACCTGGCGCGGGACTGCCATATCGACGCGGACAGGATCCTGACGGATGAGCAGGCGCAGACCACGCTGGAGAACGCGCAGAATGTTTTCCTGATCCTGAAGCAGCAGGGCATCGAGAAGATCACGCTGGTGACCTCTGATTATCACCAGATGTGGGCACAGATCCTGTTCAATGCTGTGGCGGCAATCTGGAAAGCACGGACAGGAATGGAAGTCAGCATTGTGGGCAACTACAGCTATACCGTGCGACCGGGAACAAAATCGACGGGCGGCGGAATCAGCGCGCTGAGAGTACTGCTTAGAGAAGGCATTACGGTAGAGCCGTAATGCCTTCCAATGAATAATGAATACTGAAAACTTAAAACTTAAAAATGAAGGAAGAAATCGCACCCGTCGGGTGCGATTTCTTTGAATGTAAGGTTCAAGGAAAAAGAATGTGGAGAAGTGAAGGAATGTGACAGAGGGACAGCCCTACCTGTCATCGTTTTAAAGAACGTGACAGTAGGGCTGTCCCTGCTGTCACATTGCGCTGTAGTGATGAGTGAAAAGTGAAGAGTGTAGAGTTGACCCCGTTCTGCAGCTTTAGATCGCGCGCTTCGCTGCCTCTAAAGCAGCAATCACACGGTCACACCAGGAATCGAACTCGGGGTCTTCACGCTGGCACTCCGGATGGGAAAGGATATAATCCAGGGCCTTGCGGACGCCGATGTGGAAGGGGACGTCTGTCCGCATGGCGGGGACCGCCCGCTTCAGCTTCCGGTTGTCGAAGACAACGGAGACGGATTTGTCGCCGATGAGGCCGCCGGTGAAATCATAGCCGTAAGGCTTTCCTGCTTCCGCGAGGAAATCTGCGGAAACGTGATAGGGCACCAGCGTTTTGCCCAGCGCGTCGGCGATGGTCTGGTGAATCTGGTCCCAGGTCAGGGTTTCATCCCCGGTGATCTGGAAGGCCTCGCCGATGGCGTGCCGGTTGCCCATGAGGCCGATGAAGCCCCGGGCAAAGTCTGTGTTGAAGGTAAGGGTCCACAGGGAGGAACCGTCGCCGGGAATGATGACGGGCTTGCCCTCCATGATCCGGCGGATTACCTGCCAGGAACCGTTTTTGCCGTGGACTGCCACGGGAATGCTCCGCTCGTCATAGGTGTGGCTGGGGCGGACGATGGTCACCGGGAAGCCTTCCTCCCGGTGCTTTTTCATGAGGAAGTCCTCACAGGCAATCTTGTTCCTGGAGTATTCCCAGTAGGGATTGGCCAGGGAGGTACCCTCCGTGATGACGTAGCTGGCAGCTGGCTTCAGGTAAGCGGAGGCGGAGCTGATGTAGATATACTGCCGGGTTTTGCCCCGGAACAGCCGCCAGTCCCGTTCCACCTGGTCCTGAGTGAAGCCGATGAACTCGCAGACCGTGTCAAAGGTATGGTCCCGGAGCTTTTCCGCCACGGCCTGCTCATCGTTGATATCCGCAGTGATGGTGTTCACGCCGGCGGGTACGTCCGCGGCGCGGTTGCCCCGGTTGAGAAGCCAGACGTCCCAGCCGGGTGTTTCAGCCAGCTGGCGGACAATGGCCATGCTGATGGTTCCGGTTCCGCCGATAAACAGTGCCTTCATGGTTGACCCCCCTAAAATAATTCATAATTCATAATTCATAATGCATAATTAATATGGTCTCCGGATATGTAGTGTTCCGGTTACCGGGAGGTTTACATCTCCGGAGGAGACTGCGTCATCGCTTTATGCGATGTCAATGAAGAATTCATAATTCATAATGCATAATTAATATGGCCTCCGGACATGTAGAGTTCCGGTTGCTGGAAGGTTTACATCTCCGGAGGAGACTGCGTCATCGCTTTATGCGATGTCAATGAAGAATTCAGAATTCATAATTCAGAATTAATGTGGCCTCAGGACAGATGGTGTTCCGGTTGCTGGAGGGTTTATATCTGCGAAGAATGACAATGTGGAGGCAATAGTGTTCCGGGTGCGTTCCCGGATTTGAACGGGAGGGGAGATCTCTCCACTCCTTTTAGTCGGTCGAGATGACAATAAAGGCGTGAAGGTTTATTCGATGCAAAAGGATACCGTAGCGGAGCAACTCATAATTGTGAATTATGAATTATGAATTATATATTTACGATCCTGGAGAGGAATTTGTCGGGAACGAGGGCAATTTGGGTCAGGCCGGATTCGAGATCCGGGTCAGTGGTGGTGCCGTCGTCCCGGTAAAGCTCCAGGGCGCCTTCCTGCCCGATCTGTCCCAGGAGGGTGAAGGTGGTGTCATCCAGCAGCTCGGAGGATTCTCCGCCGGGGCAGAGCGGGACGGCATGGTTCTTCTTGACGAAGAGCGGGAACTCACCCAGGGCCAGGTCGATCCAGTGATCACCCTTCTCCAGCGGCTGGAGGTCATAATCCTGCGCGGAACGGAAGCGGATGAACAGCATATCCTCCGGCAGGTAAACGTACCGTCCGGCGGCGTTCTGCTCGTAGACGGGAGCGATCATGCAGTCCTCGCCGAGCATCAGCTGATCCTGGATATGGATGGCGCGCTGGTCAGCGGAATAATCAAA is a genomic window containing:
- a CDS encoding YdcF family protein; this encodes MRSAKVIIAVALVLMLLCGTAAGETWRAAEEDYPMFETLLERLETEERDKVKADRKELDDILEMIHLKSAEEYEVGRAIVDHWYGSVKNSNYRRFAYRGEETATPLERSGLDFSGKHAFVVLGYQLQDGEMTEELKGRCNAAAAAARSFPESLVICTGGATGQRNWENHTEAGEMKMYLARDCHIDADRILTDEQAQTTLENAQNVFLILKQQGIEKITLVTSDYHQMWAQILFNAVAAIWKARTGMEVSIVGNYSYTVRPGTKSTGGGISALRVLLREGITVEP
- a CDS encoding SDR family oxidoreductase; protein product: MKALFIGGTGTISMAIVRQLAETPGWDVWLLNRGNRAADVPAGVNTITADINDEQAVAEKLRDHTFDTVCEFIGFTQDQVERDWRLFRGKTRQYIYISSASAYLKPAASYVITEGTSLANPYWEYSRNKIACEDFLMKKHREEGFPVTIVRPSHTYDERSIPVAVHGKNGSWQVIRRIMEGKPVIIPGDGSSLWTLTFNTDFARGFIGLMGNRHAIGEAFQITGDETLTWDQIHQTIADALGKTLVPYHVSADFLAEAGKPYGYDFTGGLIGDKSVSVVFDNRKLKRAVPAMRTDVPFHIGVRKALDYILSHPECQREDPEFDSWCDRVIAALEAAKRAI